The Oryza glaberrima chromosome 5, OglaRS2, whole genome shotgun sequence DNA segment CTCGTCTCGATGCTCGCCGACGCCAGGGGAGGTGGTGCCGGCGCGAGGATGGCCGCGGCGGGGGCGCTGCTTGAGCTCGCCAGGGGAGCACACAGGTCAGTTGTATATCTTCCCGTGTGTTGCGAATTTGCGATTTGCTTGAGCCATCCGTTATtcagtttcagactttcagttcaTGCTTCGGATGCCAACCTGTTTTTTGAGCATCACCTTCGTTCTGTGAATCGATCTGAGAAATGAAGTGCAACTTCTCAGGGTAGAGATACAGTAGAGAAATGAAGTTGAAACCGATCTTGCTCTGAAATTAAATCCGAGTGGGAATTACGCTTTGCATAATTTTGTCATAAGTAAAGCATGGACCAAACATGAGCGAAGAATAGTTACTGGTTCTTGCAATGAGTAGAACTGTAAAAGGAAACGCCGCGCTCTGATCTTCTTGATCAACTTGGCACATTTGGCTGAGTTATCCTGCTTTCCTTCTCTGGAAACGTATATGCTGAGAATTCGGTTAGTTTTTAAACTTGTCATGATCTACGCTGTTCCAACAAGTTCAAGTTAATTAACATGTAAACCTTTTTCTAAAGCAGAAAATTAGCATGGAACTTTACTAGTTTACTGCACATAGCCTTGATCCTGCTGTTCAAAATTGACCTTCATACTCAACTGCCCGTACGCTCTTCTTGAAGAAGTAGAATTTAATACGTTTTGGTTGTTACATCTCCACGTATCTAGACTGCACTATAGCCACGATACTGACATATTCACCATGATCTGAATGTCTAAGAGCAACTGGACCATGCAAAGACCAGATACAACTTTCATACTGCAAGTCTCTGGCAGAGAATTCAGGCTTGAAACTATCTAGCTTTACTATGTCTCAACCTACAAGCATTTCTGACAAATCCCCTCCAATTGCTTTCAATCTCTGAATTGAGAGTGATATTAGCTGCTCTAGCCTGTCCAATAGTTCCATAACAACATCCGAACATGCACAACAGCCACACACGCCACATCATTTCTTGCATTCTAGTTTCTGTAGGCATTAGGTGTGGTTGAGCCTACTTTTGTTTCTTTGAGTCCCTTAAAGCCATTGCTTCATGACAGAATCATTGACCAGGAACAAAATGTCAGAACTTTACACGACTCAAAATTCAGCATTGTTCGTTGGTAGTATTAGGCAGCACAGGGGTATAATATTCGGCAGGTGCATGCATTATGCATAGGCCGGTTGCTGAAGATTGACTTGGAGCAATACCAAACTTCATAGTTCTTACATATTATCTTCCTTGTTTTCTTGAAAGAATCGTACCGAAGTGTGCCTAACCATGTGTTTCATTTCGTTGTTTGAATCACTTCTACGAAAAGAACACTAAATAGACCCATGTGTGGACATGCATGATAAAAGGGCATTTTCTATGTGGATATGGCTATAGAGCCGCCCCATGTACATGGTGTGCAAATTCAGCCGTGTGACATCACTGATGTGACTGCGTTGATAgtgtatagtactccctccataaaaaaaaaaagataaacctagctttccatgtccaacttttgactgttcgtcttatttgaaaaaattatgaaaaaaaattaaaaatataagtcacgcataaagtataaatcatgttttatcattttaaCAATAATGaacatactaattataaaaaaaattcatataagacggagtcaaatgttggacacggaaacccatggtttgtcttttttgacggagggagtagtgccGTAGAAAAAGTAGACCTCATGTTCTCGTACGTGTGATTCCACTCAGGAATATGGAATCCCAGTTTTACATGTGGTGATGTAGACTGACACTGAATTCCCCTCTGTTTTCCTCATATGCCTATACAACATCATGTAGGATCAGATATGTTTTCTAACATCAATTACACCCGTGGAAGCATATGAAACAAAGGTGTAATCTCGTAGACCATGATGCATGAATTGCAGGAGTAGTGCTTGCTACATGAGAAAGCATTTCTCATTTGTTTTCACCTTAATCATGTTCATGTTTGCTTTTATATTGTAATTGACTTTTACTTCTGTTTCTAATGTATTCAATAGTTCACGGTACACTGAATATTCTTCAGTAGTTGTGACATCTAAGTTCTCTGCTAATGGGTAGCAATGCTTTTTGGTTTTCAGAAACAAGGTGCACATTGTGCAGGCCGGTCTTCTGAAGAAGCTGCCATTGCTCATGGACGACAAGGACATGTCAAGAAGCCAGGagctcgcgctcctcctcctctccatctcctccctggTCAACACCGACTtccccctcgcctcctccgagCTCCTCCcgttcctcgtcgccgtcctcagCGCCGACGACGCGCCGGCCGACACGAAGCTGCCGTGCCTGGGCGCGCTCCACAACCTCTCAGCCAAGCTCGAGCACGTCCGCGACGTGGCGTCGAGCGGCGCGGTGCGCGCGCTCCTGGCGCTCTCCCTGGACCGGAAGACGTCGGAGGCGGCGCTGTCCGTCCTCGGCGACctggcggcgaccgcggcggggagggaggagatggaggaggacgaggcggcgccgagggcgCTCGTGGAGGCCATGACGTGGCACGACGCCCCGCGGTGCCAGGAGCACGCCGCGTACCTCGCCATGGTGCTCGCGCACGGCAGccggctgcagcggcggcggatgcgcCGGCTCGGCGTCGTGCAGGCGCTCCTCGAGGTGTCCCTCCTCGGGAGCCCCCTGGCGCAGAGGAGGGCGGCCAAGATCCTGCAGTGGTTCAAGGAGGAAGGGCAGGACAGGATCAGGGCGCACTCCGGCCCTCGCATGGAGggcgcgtcgtcggcgtcgtgcgacggcggcggcgagggggccaAGGATCGCCGGAACGCCGTGGACAGGATAGTGAAGCAGAGCCTCGACAGGAACATGAAGTCCATATTGCGCAGAGCCACGGCGTCCGTGGACCTGACCAGTGTGAAGCTGCTGGTTGGAAGCTCTAGCTCCAAGAGCTTGCCCTGCGAGACCCTCCATCCATGACTCATGACTCCATGAGCAAATGTTCAGTTTTCTCTTTTCAGCTGTGCTCTTGCTCAAATGCAGTTTGTCTGATCTGTGTGATCTCTGTAGTTCTGTCTTCAGAAATTAGAGCACAAGAGTGGGAGTCACCTGTAGTCTTTCTTGTACATGAACACAATTCATGAAAGTAACTGTTGTTAATACTTCACTCCCGGACTCCCAGCCACAGTACAGAtcaagaggagagagaaataaatACTTTTGAGAGAAAATTGTTCCATGGTGATTGATACATTGGGTATATATCCTATACTCCTACAGTAAAGGAGTGGTATATAATACATCGTTTCAGGCGTTCAGCTTCTGCCAGCGAGCTTGTGCTGTTGCAAATGCTGATTTTGGCATTCCCGTTGCGATTGGAACGTGGAGGCCTTCTCCTTGAGCTCCTGAAATGCTCGCATCGTGTCACCGTCGAATCCACCTGCAAACTGCATGGAACAAAAGGATTGAATACCATACTGAGCTACGGAAAGTTGATAAgtgttcgtgaaaagaaaatggaaactagATAAGTAGTACTCCTATGCACTAGTGCTGCATGAGCACTTATTAGTGAATTCGTTCTGATTGAGTACCTGGTGAACTCTGAAGGCGAATCGGACACCTTGAAGCATCAGCTCCTCTTCGTCAGGGCCATCTTTTATGGCCTCAAGCTCAGAGGAAACCCTCCTCAGGTATTTCATTGCTAACTTCACTGACTGGAGTTTGATCTGCACATCAGGGTCAATTTGTCATTGAAATGCTACTAATTGTTCAATGATGGAAGTAGTGTAGTTACAGCAGAAGCAATCCTGCAGCAAGTTCTAGAAAAGAGGTTGTAACATCTAGCAATGAGGAATTGAGATCGGGTGCAGTTACACTTGTAACTGCAAGATAAAACTGCGCACAATTTTGGCCATCCATTTTTACAATCAACGGTTCAGATCGAACGCCACAGTAGTAATGGCTACAGTATTTCGTGCTACAGTACTATGTACAGTACAGCATGCAATCTGGATCATCCGATTTGCATCCAATAGCATGCACTACTACTGCTTAAGCTGATCCGAATCCAGCAATGAGATATATGCCATTTAGCTGGAAGTCTGTCAAGGCACTAGGTGGTACGTTGATATACCATTCTACCAAGGAGCTTTGACGAACAATGTCTTGAACAAGATAAAAATCATATGTGCTACGTAAAAGAACCACCTACTAGTATATGCAGGAAATTTCAAACAATCAATTGGACCATTTCCTAGTGGAAAACAACAAGAATGGGTCCATGTTAGCAGCAAAAACAAATGTCGAATTAAAAATACGATCAACATTCTCTGCTACCAGTacatgcaaaacaaaaaaacagaCTCACGAGAGCCCCCTGGCACACATGAACATTGCACTGCTAATAAGCAAATCACAGCAAATGGCTGAGAGCCTTCTCATTGGTCCCCCGAGACCTGGCCATTTTACCCCCAAATTCTTTTTGTTGTTATCTCGAGTGTGTGTCTTATATGTGTTAATGTTTTTCGCATCCTTGTGCGTGTTCTGGTGCATGAAAAAACCAAAACAAGCATGCACAAATGACATTATTTGTACATGTTCGCGCTACATTGCTGTTCTACTTAAAACCAGATACCTTGTCGTAacaattgaaaagaaaaacactgaATTACCTGGCTAACTATTCCTGTGTCCTGCATCCATTCCCATGGGATGTGATAGCCGCGGTACCTGTTCATCGCGCCATCTCGCACTCGCGCAAGGCTGTACACTCCATGCTCCAACCTGCCAATGATCATAGATGATGAGCACAAATAGCAGACCAGAACTAGCACATAGCTGATTGCTCAAATCAGCATTAAGTAAGCCGGGCCAATGCAGGACAGCTTACTTCTCGAACAGCGCCTGCATCTTCTTGAGGGCAGAAGAGCAAGGCTGCCGTGGATCATCACAGAACGACGacgcctcctcctcgatcttCTTCAGATCACGGTAGCCGAACGCCGCCTCGCGCAGCGCGTCCGCCTTCTGCTCCGGCCACTCGAAGTGCTTCAGCACCGCTCTCTCGTCCACCTGCGCAGCAACACGGTGAACATCCCGATCAGTCCATGTCCAGCTTCAAGTTAAGCAGATGTTTCATGTGAGAGTGAATGGATGTAGCTGGCTAAGTTCACCAGCCGTGAGAGCTCAACGTCGAGCCACTTGACGAAGGTGACGACGTCCTCGATGTCGACGAACGCGGCGCCTTCCACTTCCTTGATCAGGAACCGGATGAAATCGCCCTGCCTCTCCACATCGGATTTGATCTGCACGAACACCAGCCACGCATAGAAACCGTCAGAAATTTGCAAGCAACTCCCGAACTTTAACCACGCAGCAATGCAGCATCAACAACAAGAGCAAACAcctagtatgtttttttttcaaaatcccTATGGTTCAAGGGAACTTGGCGCGAAGCAACGGTCAGCAACGTGGGGTCAATTTGGTCAAGCCTATTCGCTCCAACGGCTAGCTGGGCCTCGGCTAACTGGTGTACTAGTGGCGTGTGTGTGGCCCACGTGTACCCACactttgcttcttctttttttaattatggaCGTGCGAGTCTCAGCTCAGCTCATTTATTGCCCACGTCTTTAATTCACTGGTACTttctccgttctaaaaaaaaaaaggcaaaccctgcaTTTTCGTAACAACGtttaattgtccgtcttatatgaaatttttttataattaatatttttattgttgttagatgataaaacatgattaatattttatgcgtgatttattttttaaatttttttcatatttttttttcaaataagacgtaCGATCAAACGGTGGACACGGAACtagtgtttgttttttttttttttgacagtcaCTGCGTTTAGTGTGGCAGTGACAGTATCGGGGCCCCACGAATCAATCTGACAAAGGGTCCACCCTCGAATTCCAAGCAGCTACtctaatttcctttttttttttaattcccaACTGCAGATTGCCGTGTTATCTTAGATGGATGAGAAAAATCCAAGAGGAAGAAATGCAGGTAACAAGGAGAAAATGTCAATGACTTGCAAACATTCAGAGAGTGAATACACTATTACTACTAGTTCTCTTCTCCATGGAATCGGGGGTGGGGAACTCGAGAAAGATGAACAGAGAAAAAGGTTCTTGTTTTAACCTGTGTGTTGGTGTTAGAATGGTTGTATTCATATGCACGCTCGAAAAGACGATAACTTTCTACAGTTGTTTCTTTGTTCAGTTGTACTACAACTACTCTGATTGAGCCAGTTTGTTCAAACCTTTTGCTTTCAAGAGTTTTCAAGAGACAAAATTCAAAGAGAATATGGGGGAaatgcttcaaaaaaaaaacagagaaaatgaGCGATTTTCAAGGAGAAAAAGACTTACGGCGAGAAGATGAGCGGAGCGGTTCTCGATCTCGCCGATCatgtccctcgccgccgccgcgcctccgccgggGCACgcttccgcgccgccgccgccgccgcctccgtccctCTTCGAGTCTCGCCGCATTAGCGAGTGGTAGAACTCCACCACCTCCGGGACACGCCGCACGCACGGGCCGGACGCcggagctgaagacgaagtcgtcgcgGGGGTAGACGTTCGAGAGGTTCTCTTcgctgcgggcggcggcggcggaggtggagccgGAGGCCCCGCGCTTCCGCTGCTTGAGGTGGATGGCGACGGGCTCGCGCTCCGGGACCTCGGcattggcggtggcggcggcggcggcggtggcgggggtaTTGGAGGGAGCTTCGAGAGCTCAGGTAGGCGGCTTCTTGATGCTGCGGTGTCTGAAGAGCAGGATGGCGTCGATGGGGCGGACGAGGATGATGAACTGGACGAAGAGTTCGCCGGCGAAGCGCGGGACGAGCCGGAGAAATAGGACTTGGACTTGTATGTTGCCGGcattggcggcggcagcggcggcgggggaggagggggaggaggacgaaCGGACGAACATCCTGCGACCTTAGCCGACTTGGCCGAGTTGGTCGCCGCGTTGGAGCTCTCGGAGTTgtccgacgacgccgacgacgagcaaTCGTCGGGACCGGTCGCGACATCCCTCTGCCGCCTCTTCCTCAGCTCGGTCATCTGCCTCTCCATCTCGAGAATCCTTTGCTCGTTGTCCCtggagctcgccgcggcggcgtcgagcgcgGCGCGCAGGCGGGCGTTCTCGGACTCGAGCCGGGTCAGCGCGTCCCTGCACCGCCCGAGCTCGCTGCTCTTGGCGGCGAGCTCGTTCTCGAGGAACGGCACGATGGCGACGGTCTCCTTGAGTATCTTGTGCTCCAGCAGCTCGGTCCGGAGGCGCGACTCCCTCTCCTGCAGCTCCTCGACGAGCCGCACCAGCTCCCCGAcctccggcgccgcgccgcgcgccggctGCACCTGCGCCGACGAACGCGGGAAGTACGCCCCGAACGACCGCGCGAAGACGCCCGTCTTGgaccccgacgccgacgccgaggccgaCGCGGGCGAGCCGGacgacctccgccgcggcgtctccggctgccccgccgccgcctgcaccagcggcggcggcggcagcggcgccttGCGCGAGGACGACGTCTTGGGCGTCGCAGGGCTACGCTGGAACCCCATGGCCGCCTTGACACGCCCGGCCACCATTGCCTCTGAAACTCCGGGCGTCGAACACCACTAGGATCGCGCGGCGGACATGGACATGGGTAGGCGTTTTGGGTTTAAAGAGAGGTGGGGAGTTGGGCGCGGTTTCCGAGGAACGGTCTTGGGTTTGGTCCGAGCAGTGAAGGTTGGATACTGTAGGTGTACTCCTCGTCAGCTCAGCTCGAGCTCATATGAGGTGGAATCTGAACGTTGGAGGAGATGAGATGGATTAAAACTGCATCTGCTTCTTTGCACGATCCGAATCTGGAAGCCCCTCTTGACCTCTTTTGCTTTGCTGCTGCTTTGCTCTGTTCATCTAACAGCGCGGCCAAGATTAATTTTATCACTGATCTAAACAGATTAGGGCGTGGCACTACTGCTTTGGTGCCACTGCCACCATtcagggtgaaaaaaaaaggatagagCCTCTCCCACGCATCAGATTTGAAATGGACGGTCCGGATTGGATTCTTCCAACCACGTTTGATCCGTGTTTGCCGCTGATCCGTATGTAAGCTTTGTCTGCATCTCCTTGCCCCTATCCATTAAACAACAAGACGCCGGAGCCTCGTCATTACGGCCGGGGTTATTACTCATGCTACATGCATCATCAACAGTCAAACACTCCAGAATCCAGATGCTCCTGATGCCATAATTCACCTGGAATTTGACCAAACGATGCTGTTTCGATCCAACCCCGCATTGCCGTTGCAATTTCTGGGCCATGCGAAACGATGCACACACATGGCTGCACGCTGCATGCACAGTGTCtacttccataatataagggattttgagtttttgtttgcaatgtttgatcactcgttttattaaaaaatattaaaattattatttattttatttgtgacttactttattatctacagtactttaaacataacttttcattttttatatttgaaaaaataatttaaataagatgagtggtcaaacgttgttaccaaaaattcaaaatcccttgtatcgtgggacggagggaatactccAAATCTGATCAAATCCAAGCGAGAGTGTCATGCTTAATTACCTCTTGCCATTTTCATGTACTAATCGGA contains these protein-coding regions:
- the LOC127775015 gene encoding protein CHUP1, chloroplastic-like, with the translated sequence MVAGRVKAAMGFQRSPATPKTSSSRKAPLPPPPLVQAAAGQPETPRRRSSGSPASASASASGSKTGVFARSFGAYFPRSSAQVQPARGAAPEVGELVRLVEELQERESRLRTELLEHKILKETVAIVPFLENELAAKSSELGRCRDALTRLESENARLRAALDAAAASSRDNEQRILEMERQMTELRKRRQRDVATGPDDCSSSASSDNSESSNAATNSAKSAKVAGCSSVRPPPPPPPPPLPPPMPATYKSKSYFSGSSRASPANSSSSSSSSSAPSTPSCSSDTAASRSRLPELSKLPPIPPPPPPPPPPPMPRSRSASPSPSTSSSGSAGPPAPPPPPPPAAKRTSRTSTPATTSSSAPASGPCVRRVPEVVEFYHSLMRRDSKRDGGGGGGGAEACPGGGAAAARDMIGEIENRSAHLLAIKSDVERQGDFIRFLIKEVEGAAFVDIEDVVTFVKWLDVELSRLVDERAVLKHFEWPEQKADALREAAFGYRDLKKIEEEASSFCDDPRQPCSSALKKMQALFEKLEHGVYSLARVRDGAMNRYRGYHIPWEWMQDTGIVSQIKLQSVKLAMKYLRRVSSELEAIKDGPDEEELMLQGVRFAFRVHQFAGGFDGDTMRAFQELKEKASTFQSQRECQNQHLQQHKLAGRS
- the LOC127775021 gene encoding uncharacterized protein LOC127775021, with the protein product MEAAGDDAAAAVRMRAAVKRLSFGTAEERAEAAGEVGRLARSDEGRKRLLPELGVVPPLVSMLADARGGGAGARMAAAGALLELARGAHRNKVHIVQAGLLKKLPLLMDDKDMSRSQELALLLLSISSLVNTDFPLASSELLPFLVAVLSADDAPADTKLPCLGALHNLSAKLEHVRDVASSGAVRALLALSLDRKTSEAALSVLGDLAATAAGREEMEEDEAAPRALVEAMTWHDAPRCQEHAAYLAMVLAHGSRLQRRRMRRLGVVQALLEVSLLGSPLAQRRAAKILQWFKEEGQDRIRAHSGPRMEGASSASCDGGGEGAKDRRNAVDRIVKQSLDRNMKSILRRATASVDLTSVKLLVGSSSSKSLPCETLHP